A genomic stretch from Erigeron canadensis isolate Cc75 chromosome 9, C_canadensis_v1, whole genome shotgun sequence includes:
- the LOC122582510 gene encoding uncharacterized protein LOC122582510, whose amino-acid sequence MATKITLNITSILILVLVLQSLLILSFCSNQDPVDVLKGIDMGHPTIDVSLIPIQGSSKGSKDAEACQRVPVHGISRMKLQSYAKAYRVMLVPSVVIPDKWHNRIQICFHGNASLGSCQCEKDDWRTIHKGLWSSIMSPYEQRFVDVKFVDGVSGSVTVTLDEVSQGWRYILLIMGIALLFLAPTVSNWVPFYYTSSMAIGVLAVVLILLYQGMKLLPTGRKSAFYLSMYTSLLGAGSFLVHYVAMFVNSILANFGFSQEMQNPVSVFLLLSIILLGASLGYWLVRKYIISEDGDVDEDVALFIKWAMRVIAVTSIFLSSIDTPLALAAVGSSLALYYAISSIQWCNDEVPTSSRRLKLWQHSGQKTPKVGGAEFLSRPKKFSPLGSPWDGPRNSFAWSDSPVKGIINASVDRGSPGSQQDFYSTFHKTPNRKKFSKKEWVEFTEKSTRESVAELASTPEFTEWMINNANRIKLLPNNGSDDDGSGSDSTDGYGVKNSKRSRIFSWR is encoded by the exons atggcgACTAAAATCACTCTAAATATCACTTCGATTCTCATATTAGTATTAGTTTTACAATCTCTCTTAATCCTATCTTTTTGCTCCAATCAAGACCCAGTGGATGTACTTAAAG GCATTGATATGGGACATCCGACTATTGATGTTAGCCTCATACCAATTCAGGGATCTTCTAAAGGATCTAAAGATGCTGAAGCCTGCCAACGTGTTCCTGTACATGGCATCTCCAGGATGAAACTTCAGAGTTATGCTAAAGCATATCGAGTTATGCTAGTTCCTTCGGTAGTAATCCCTGATAAATGGCACAATAGGATACAAATTTGTTTTCACGG GAATGCTTCTCTTGGTTCATGCCAGTGTGAAAAGGATGATTGGAGAACTATTCATAAGGGGTTATGGAGTTCCATTATGTCACCTTATGAGCAAAGATTTGTTGATGTGAAGTTTGTTGATGGCGTTTCCGGTTCTGTAACAGTCACGCTTGATGAAG TGTCACAAGGATGGCGCTACATCTTGCTTATAATGGGAATTGCGTTACTATTCTTGGCACCTACTGTTAGCAACTGGGTCCCATTTTACTATACCAGTTCTATGGCGATTGGAGTTTTAGCTGTTGTTCTCATACTACTGTACCAG GGGATGAAGTTATTACCTACTGGCAGGAAAAGTGCCTTCTATTTAAGTATGTATACATCACTG CTTGGTGCAGGATCTTTTCTTGTTCACTATGTCGCAATGTTTGTCAATTCAATACTTGCAAATTTTGGATTCAGTCAAGAGATGCAAAACCCG GTTTCGGTGTTTCTGCTGCTTTCAATCATTCTTTTAGGAGCCAGCCTCGGTTATTGGCTGGTGCGCAAATATATTATTTCAGAAGATGGAGATGTTGATGAGGACGTGGCCCTATTTATAAAATGGGCTATGCGTGTCATTGCAGTCACTTCCATATTCCTG AGCTCTATTGACACTCCATTGGCATTGGCAGCAGTCGGGTCATCTTTGGCACTATATTATGCAATTAGTTCTATTCAGTGGTGCAATGATGA GGTTCCAACATCATCCAGGAgactgaagctgtggcaacatAGTGGACAAAAAACACCAAAAGTTGGAGGCGCTGAATTCCTTAGCCGCCCCAAAAAGTTTAGCCCGTTGGGAAGTCCATGGGACGGTCCAAGAAATTCGTTTGCCTGGTCTGACTCCCCAGTCAAAG GTATAATCAATGCATCAGTAGATAGAGGGTCACCCGGAAGTCAACAAGATTTTTACTCGACGTTTCACAAGACCCCAAATAGAAAGAAGTTCTCCAAGAAAGAATGGGTGGAATTCACTGAAAAATCAACCAGAGAATCGGTTGCTGAGCTGGCATCTACCCCTGAATTCACTGAATGGATGATCAATAATGCCAACAGAATCAAACTCCTTCCCAACAATGGATCAGATGATGATGGAAGCGGATCAGATTCTACAGATGGATATGGGGTAAAGAATTCAAAAAGATCTCGTATCTTCAGCTGGCGGTAG
- the LOC122583605 gene encoding benzyl alcohol O-benzoyltransferase-like translates to MLQPNNTFVVRRQAPELITPAEPTHRELKLLSDIDDQDELRCQVRSIHFFPRNPEMEDKNPATVIREALARVLVFYYPFAGRLKEGSGRKLMVDCTAEGALFIEAEADVTLDEFGESRPHPPFPCLGELLYDVPGSSGILDSPLLLIQVTRLLCGGFIFASRMNHTMCDGQGAAQFLIALGEIAQGASQPSILPVWQRELLFARDPPCVKFIHPEYKEKTNPKDSHMKMDDQMTPKTFFFGPSEVSALRRSVPDDIKNCTTYEVLTASIWRCRTIALEPNPEQEMRFMFAVNARAKLNPPIPVGYYGNCVVHPCASSTAQDLSNKPLAHALQLVRKAKSSVSEEFVRSTIDVLVIRGRPSYNYDSTYAISNLTRVGFDEIDFGWGKATYGGPAFGELAYRPDVFSYYVSSTNSKGESGIMISLSLPNSTMEKFIKELNKMLM, encoded by the exons ATGCTGCAACCCAACAACACCTTTGTGGTTCGTAGACAAGCACCCGAGCTAATAACTCCAGCAGAACCCACACATCGAGAGCTTAAGCTACTATCTGACATTGATGATCAAGATGAACTTCGCTGCCAGGTTCGATCAATTCATTTTTTTCCTAGGAATCCCGAAATGGAAGATAAAAACCCCGCTACCGTGATCAGGGAGGCTTTAGCCAGGGTGCTGGTGTTTTACTACCCTTTTGCTGGCAGACTAAAGGAAGGTTCGGGCAGGAAACTTATGGTGGACTGCACCGCCGAGGGTGCATTGTTTATTGAAGCGGAGGCAGACGTTactcttgacgagtttggagaAAGCAGGCCTCATCCGCCATTTCCTTGTTTGGGGGAACTCCTTTATGATGTCCCTGGTTCTAGTGGCATTCTCGATTCCCCGTTGCTATTAATTCAG GTGACTCGTCTTTTATGTGGAGGTTTTATTTTCGCTTCACGAATGAATCATACCATGTGTGACGGGCAAGGAGCGGCACAGTTCCTGATTGCATTGGGTGAAATTGCCCAAGGTGCATCTCAACCATCCATTTTGCCCGTTTGGCAAAGAGAGTTGCTTTTTGCAAGAGACCCGCCATGTGTGAAATTTATTCACCCCGAGTATAAGGAAAAAACGAACCCCAAAGACTCCCACATGAAGATGGATGATCAGATGACcccaaaaacatttttcttTGGACCTTCCGAGGTCTCAGCTCTTCGTAGGTCTGTTCCAGATGATATAAAAAATTGTACTACTTATGAGGTACTAACAGCTAGTATATGGCGTTGTCGCACGATTGCCTTAGAACCTAATCCTGAGCAAGAGATGCGTTTTATGTTTGCTGTCAATGCACGTGCTAAGTTGAACCCTCCTATTCCTGTAGGATATTATGGAAACTGTGTCGTTCATCCATGTGCGAGTTCAACAGCTCAAGACTTGTCAAACAAACCATTAGCCCATGCATTACAACTTGTGAGGAAGGCCAAATCTAGTGTATCCGAAGAGTTTGTCAGGTCAACAATTGACGTATTGGTTATTAGAGGGCGGCCATCTTACAACTATGATTCCACATATGCAATCTCAAACCTAACCAGAGTTGGATTCGATGAAATAGATTTCGGGTGGGGGAAAGCAACTTATGGAGGGCCTGCCTTTGGGGAATTAGCTTACCGCCCGGATGTCTTCAGTTACTACGTGTCTTCTACAAACAGCAAAGGTGAATCTGGAATCATGATATCCTTATCCTTGCCAAACTCTACAATGGAGAAATTTATCAAAGAGCTAAATAAAATGTTGATGTAG
- the LOC122582139 gene encoding benzyl alcohol O-benzoyltransferase-like: protein MLQTNTSLTFKVRRQAPELITPAVPTPRELKLLSDIDDQNEHRYQVPTIQFFPRNPEMEDKNPAAVIREALAKVLVFYYPFAGRLREGSGRKLMVDCTAEGALFTEAEADVTLEEFGDRLHPPFPCIEELLYDIPGSNGILDAPLLLIQVTRLSCGGFIFASRMNHTMCDGQGAMQFLIALGEIARCASQPSILPVWERELLFARDPPHVNFTDHPEYKEKPNSKHPQLKMDDQMTQKTFLFRPSEISALRRFVPDDIKTCTTNEILTASIWRCRTIALEPNPEQEMRFMFPVNARAKLNPPLPIGYYGNCVVHPLVRSTARDLSTKPLAHALRLVMSAKSIVTEEFVRSTVDLLAIRRWTSLNFESTYAISNLTRVGFNEINFGWGKATYAGPAFGGFAFNPEIFSYLVSSTNSKGESGIMISLSLPKAAMEKFMKELNKMLIYVQ, encoded by the exons ATGTTGCAAACCAACACCTCCTTAACCTTTAAGGTTCGTAGACAAGCACCCGAGCTAATAACTCCAGCGGTACCTACACCTCGAGAACTTAAGCTACTATCTGACATTGATGATCAAAATGAGCATCGGTACCAGGTTCCAACAATTCAATTTTTTCCTAGGAATCCCGAAATGGAAGATAAAAACCCCGCGGCTGTGATCAGGGAAGCTTTGGCCAAGGTGCTAGTGTTTTACTACCCTTTTGCTGGCAGGCTAAGGGAAGGTTCGGGAAGGAAACTTATGGTGGACTGCACTGCCGAGGGTGCATTGTTTACTGAGGCGGAGGCAGACGTTACTCTTGAAGAGTTTGGAGATAGGCTTCATCCACCATTTCCTTGTATTGAAGAGCTCCTTTACGATATCCCTGGCTCCAATGGCATTCTTGACGCGCCGTTGCTATTGATTCAG GTGACTCGTCTTTCATGCGGAGGTTTTATCTTCGCTTCACGAATGAATCATACCATGTGTGACGGACAAGGAGCTATGCAGTTCCTGATCGCACTGGGTGAAATTGCCCGATGTGCATCTCAACCATCCATTTTGCCCGTTTGGGAAAGGGAGTTGCTTTTTGCAAGAGACCCGCCACATGTAAATTTTACTGATCACCCCGAGTACAAGGAAAAACCCAACTCCAAACACCCCCAATTGAAGATGGATGATCAGATGACCCAAAAAACATTTCTCTTCAGACCTTCCGAGATATCAGCTCTTCGTAGGTTCGTTCCAGATGATATAAAAACTTGTACTACTAATGAGATTCTAACCGCTAGTATATGGCGTTGCCGTACCATTGCCTTAGAACCTAATCCAGAACAAGAGATGCGTTTCATGTTCCCCGTGAATGCACGTGCTAAGTTAAACCCTCCTTTGCCAATAGGATACTACGGAAACTGTGTGGTTCATCCATTAGTGAGGTCAACAGCTCGAGACCTGTCgaccaaaccattagcccatgCATTGAGACTTGTTATGAGTGCCAAATCTATTGTGACCGAAGAGTTTGTCAGGTCAACGGTTGACCTATTGGCTATTAGAAGGTGGACGTCTTTAAACTTTGAATCGACGTATGCAATCTCAAACCTGACTAGAGTTGGATTCAATGAAATAAATTTCGGGTGGGGAAAAGCAACTTATGCAGGGCCTGCTTTTGGGGGATTTGCTTTCAACCCAGAAATCTTTAGTTACTTGGTGTCTTCTACAAACAGCAAAGGCGAATCGGGAATCATGATATCGTTATCCCTACCAAAAGCAGCAATGGAGAAATTCATGAAAGAACTCAATAAAATGTTGATATATGTCCAATAA